Genomic DNA from Magnolia sinica isolate HGM2019 chromosome 4, MsV1, whole genome shotgun sequence:
TATAGGCATTACCTTTGAGATGAATTTGACATAGGTGTTCTTGTGTATTTTCTATTCTTGTTGTGAGTGCTGATTGCTGAGGATAATGACACTTGTGAGAGGTGTTGTAAATTGACTGCTCTCGTATTCAATTATTGAGAGGTTGATTAATGTTGTGTATATCTTTACATGCAAGTTTTGCATATGACTGTAATTTGTTGATGGTTTGTTGAGGATTTGTTGATGCAGTTTGTGTTTTTTCATTCTCAATTTACCTAGTGGTCTGTGTTCCCATGGGATCTAGTATATCAGTGTTgtaattcattttttagattggCTCCCTCAGAGCATTGTTTACCCTTTTGTTTTCAGGGTTAACCTCTTTTCAATCCACGATTCCACATGCTGTCCTTGTAATCTGGGTTCTTGGCTCAGATTGGAAGGTTCTTCTTTCATCACTTTTTTCGAACTTCCAGGGCGATATGAGATCTTAAATTAGGGTTCTTGGTGACTTTTAGGCGGGCGATACCCCTTTTTTCTTGTGACGCATGGACTTGTTAGTTTGCAATTCCATGATTTAGAGGCAGCGTAACTGCACAATTTTCTTGTGCAAGGGAACATGAGATAGGTGAAGCAAGCTGGTTTAAGAGCTTCCTTTCATGGTATGGTTTTAGATAATTGTTGAGCTGTTTTGCTTTGGGCTGTATGATAGACTTTTCTTACAGTCCATGCTGCCTGATTTACTAGATGTTGTTGTGggttttcattttttaatgtCTATCGTCCTGGTATCCATTCCTGTTTGCCACCACTTCTTTTGTATGTGATTGATGTTTTTAATTGATCTAGTTCACATACATTCTGAAATGATGTGTCAGAGATGCTGGGATTCCAATAGTTTTAGTGTTGTGTTTGAGAGCGTGTTATTCTGTACTTAGTTGCAGTGCTGGATTATGCTGCTTGATTCCTGCCATTTTGCAACTGGGGCGTATTTCATCTGCCATTTACTTTTCATACACGTTGTATTTCAAACAATCCAAAGTTGGCCCCTCTGGCAGTAGTGTCACCTAGAGTCAAATTGTTCAAATATTTGTCATGTCGATTTTCATCACACAAGAATAATGCCCATTTTCAGGTACCAAATGGTGTTCAAGCGGCACAGAATTGTCCTTAAATGTTCAAGGGACATGGAATTGTTTTCACACTTTATGCATTGACAGTCTTACAGTAAGACAGTTTTAACATGCGAAATGACTTGCTGCATCAGGGTCAACCCAATCATGTTGTTCGGGCATTACTTGGTAGCTGAAAATGGGCCTTTTTTGTGCACTAAGGAGCACCCTTTACCCCTTCTTTTTCATACGGGACCAGGTTTACATTGTCTTTTCTTTCAGttcattttgaaaataaaaaatgtgtGATTTAGTGGCACTTAGTTTGAAACTTCAATAATCTGAATTGTTGCTTTGCCTTCTGCCTCGCTATATATACATTTGTCAAagtattttcaaaatattttcgaGATGCATATTTGCTAACCAATCATCAAAATTAGAGGAATGCTAATACTGTGCATGCCGCCTGTTATTGTACATGTGCAAACATGTATTGTTACTGGGAACCTTTGTTCTGATGGGGACATATTGATAATCCATACTGAAAAAAATCAAAGAGGATTCGACAGTGTCAATCATCCAGTAATTTGCCTGCGAGAGGAGAACCAGTTAGCAGACGTCCACATTCAACCAGATACACTCGACTTTGTTATCCTATTTGGCCAATCATTATGAATTCTGGCATATAGCTTAGCCACGCAGTTACCCACTAAATCAACTGTGTCCCGATCTCTAAATCTGTTTGCTACTTCCTCTTTAAAATATACTACTGTGCCTGGAAAGAATTACTCAAGTTTTTTACATTACCATGTGCATCCTCTCACATGCTTTAATTGAAATTTGATTCTTGATGTTATTGGTTGCACTCTTCAGATTCCTCACCTGAGACCTGCCGAGTATAAGAGGTCGAGATTGTCAAGAAACAGAAGAACTGTGAATCGAGCTTATGGTGGAGTTCTTTCTGGTGGTGCAGTGAGAGAAAGGTTGGTGTCCGATGCCATTCAGCAAGAATAACTGTTGCCTTATTATTCTGCATGTGATGGTTAAGAGCATAGGAATGTTCCTTTCCCATATGTTGTCTTGTTTTTCTGCAGCTGATGATTAGCATGGGAATGTTTATTCTCATTTTCTGGTCTTTTTAGGATCATTCGAGCATTCTTGGTTGAAGAGCAGAAAATTGTGAAGAAGGTGTTGAAGATCCAAAAGGCCAAGGAAAAGCTGTCCACCAAGAGCTGAAGAGGAGAGACAGGAAAGAATTTTGACTAGGACGATGAATCATGCGAAGACGTGGTAAGATATATATTTGAGTGTGTTTTTGAAAAAAGGTTGTTTGTTTGGACTCATGTTTTAgtgcataattttctttttctatccCTTCGTCGACAATTCCTCAACTATCTCGGTATTTTTACCCTTTTTGATTATTTGTTCCTTCAGACATCCCCTATGACTTGGTCTTTTTATTATATTAGATTAGTGTTTTGATACATACCATATTTATCATTTAGTTGTTTCTGTTTTAATTCGTGCATAGCTTGTTCTCCAACAGCtgtgattttttcttttcttttttccgaTCAGCCATCCCACTGCGCTGTCTTGCGCAAGACCCAGTACCTTGACCCATTTCTGCAGGGATGCAACTAGATGGTCAATCTCAACTGTTAATTGTTAATTAGGATGGAATCATCCATTCTCCACAATCTCGGTCATCAGATGTCTCAGATTGTTGTCTCGATGGGTCTACAAGAGAGTGGAAACTATGCCTACTTGGTCCCCTCATCAGATGATTGTTAACTGTATGATTGGTTTGTCGCCTGTAAGATCCGGCATCCAACTGAAAGTAGTCA
This window encodes:
- the LOC131242103 gene encoding large ribosomal subunit protein eL34 — translated: MVQRLTYRKRHSYATKSNQTRVVKTPGGKLVYQTTKKRASGPKCPVTGKRIQGIPHLRPAEYKRSRLSRNRRTVNRAYGGVLSGGAVRERIIRAFLVEEQKIVKKVLKIQKAKEKLSTKS